The following nucleotide sequence is from Archocentrus centrarchus isolate MPI-CPG fArcCen1 chromosome 6, fArcCen1, whole genome shotgun sequence.
ttgttcCTAACATATTACCCACtgcatatcagtatagatatccagcacaGTATTCCTTTTTTCTGGAGCAGTGTATTTGGGGAGCAGAAGGTTTTAGAATGTAACCATCCCGTCTCTGTCTCAGGAACTCGATGAGGTTTTCCAGAACTATCTGCAGGATGTTCAGCACATTAAGGACAACATCCCTGCACACATGCCCAGGAAGAAGGGCCCACTCAAGTGAGAATCTCTCCATTACTTGCTTAATGTTAATAGAACACTGGgtgagatttatttttaataaaagcagTGTTTCTCATATTTAAACCACTGCTCAAACCactacagtgttttcatttcttgATTATTTTCCCCTTTCAATAGAATGCAATCTGCAATCAATTcactgcttctttctttttcgaACATTCAGTCACCGCTGTATGCATTTCTGTAGTGGCAGCGTCTCTGGTCAGAGTGCTGTTGTGGCATTCCTGATATCGTTCACACGCTGAAACCAAAACTCCTTGGGGTTTCTATCCATATCTTTGGGGGTATCTGGAAGTTTTAGTTCTTGTTGTGCTCTGGAAATCCACTGCAAGGAGGTGAGTCGCTCCAGCAGGTGAAGAACTGATTCATGTGCTGCTAAATGGAGTTCACCAGTCCTGCAGAGTAGAACGGACTGCAGCTGATgatggagatggagatggaggCAGCAGACTACTTTCACCTCTAATTCACCAAAAAGTATCTGGTTATTAGATTATAGGCAGGATCCCCTTGTAAATGAAAGATGTTCCTGCACTTCTCAGCATACAAACACAATATGTTTCCTTTGAACCGTTGCAATACTTTGCTCACCGCACCCCCAAAAAGTAGTAATGGCTGCCTTACCTGTCATTTTTTTAGAGGAAACGAACCTGCAGTAAAGCAGAAAGAAGCAGATGTTCAGCCGgcagaaaaaaagagcagcaagAGTTTTGTGAGAGAGATGGAGTTCGTCACTCTGCCAGAGTTTGAGAGCATCCCTCAGTAAGTATCATCCCTCAGTGATATTCACAATGAtatgtgtaatatatatatacacgatCACCTTTTTGAGACCTTCTCAAACAGTGCTGCAACAGTTGTCACACGAGAGAAATGTAAACAGCACAACAGGAGAAAATCTATAAATCGGTCCCAGAAATCTTTAATATAACCAGTCCAGATATCAATACAAGCTTTTGCAAATGACTGTTGATCTGCCAAAACAACATATCTGAAATCATTTCTAAGGCTTAGAAATGGTTtagaatgtaaaaataaaaaataaatgatttaaaatacagaagctgctcggaggttcgaatcctggccagggcatgcatccagtaagggtcccTGGGCTGGTACCCAATCTGAGTGTGGGGAGGATGATGGCGCCCCCTTGTAGTAGAGGGATCAActagcagttgcttcttgcaCATGTTGGAACATTCAGCTACtagttttatgtttgttttttaatgccagTCAAAGAATCCATAGCCCCTTTCAGTAATTAAAGCTTTTATTACCTCTCGTTTAGATTATTGTAACTCTTTATATGCGATCGGTCGTTACTTCGTCGCTTGCAAgctgttcaaaatgctgcagctcacCTTCTGACAGGAAAGAAACGGCATGATCACATTGCACCCATATTGGCCTCCTTAcactggcttccagttcatTTCAGGAATCAGTTTAAAATAAGAGTCTCAGTGGTTTGGTGCCTTATTTAACTAAACTTTTGAAACCCTATCTTCCTACCGGAGCGCTGAGGTCTGTGAACCATCTGCTCGAGTATGCCAGGACCCGGGCTTAAAAGCAGCGGCCATAGAGCCTTTTCAGTGGTGGCGCCTCATCTTTGAACAACTTACCCTTTCACATATAAGCCCAGTCATTTTAAAACACTCtcaatcattttaaaacacttCTAAAAACATATTTCTATTCACTTGCTTTGAGGTCTATTTGAGCTGATTACCCTGgtttttattatgcatttttttttttcttttactatttTACTattgttcctctgtgtgtgtgtgtgtgtgtgtgtgtgtgtgtgtgtgtgtgtgtgtgtgtgtgtgtgtgtgtgtgtgtgtgtgtgtgtaatgtgcaATTTCACAAACTTGGATTATCTGACGCCTACTGGATATTTATTCTGTTGAGATATGAAACATTATCTTCCCGATGTGTGTCCATGCAGGTACATGAAAGGACGTGTGACATATGACCAGCTTAATGCAGCGGTGGACGGCATTAACACGGCTGTAACAGCCAAGTACAAGATCATCCACCagtcagtcagagcactcaacaATCATGCACGGAAGCTGCACCAGCGCTTTAAGGACCAAGAGACCAAAGATACCAAAGGTATTCTGCATTGACTTTGTTACTGTGGggttagtggggttaggctaattggtgattctaaattggtgtgaatggtttgtctgtctctctgtgttagccctgtgacaggctggcgacctgcacaggtgtaccctgcctctcgccctataacagctgggataggctccagcccccccgcgaccctgaacaggataagtggaagaggatggatgggtggatggatgggtggatggatggatggatggatggatgggtggatggatgggtggatggatggatgggtggatggatggatggatggatggatggatggatgtttgctACTGTTTGCACAGGATGACATGTTTgcaagacagattttttttcttgctttaagCACTTGGCAGCATCACACAGAACTGATTTGAAGGTTTTATTCATCACTTTTAACACACACCTGGGTCTGTCCCCAACACAGCAAAATACTGATCCTCAGCTGATAGCCTCAGATCCCTGGGTGCAGCCCTTCTGGCTGGTCAAAGCTGACCAcggttttttaaaagacagttgTTTATGTCTGCTTGTATGCGATATCATTTCAATGTCTTATATATATGacatttttctttgtccttCTATTTAGTGTTAATTAATTTTACCTTCATTTTGTCCCGTTTTGTTTGGTCTCACGGTTTGATTTTCTCTTTGAATGTCTGGCTTCTGTTTTTCAAAGCACTTTGGAAACTGTGGAAGGATTTTAGAGATGTTATAGACTCGGTTGTGAACTTTGATGAagtgtgttcctgagcccacgCACTGATTTCCACTATGAATCATCTCTGTTTATAGTCCAGTGCTTCTCGAGGGCACTGACAGCACTGGTATTGGTGTACAGCCCTGTGAACCATAAATGATTGAGT
It contains:
- the ska1 gene encoding SKA complex subunit 1 produces the protein MTDLEDLSHHIHDRISSIKHTLDLSVVELPQNKITKLGQELFALERLLEEFEKSVGQQKDHLKHLKELDEVFQNYLQDVQHIKDNIPAHMPRKKGPLKGNEPAVKQKEADVQPAEKKSSKSFVREMEFVTLPEFESIPQYMKGRVTYDQLNAAVDGINTAVTAKYKIIHQSVRALNNHARKLHQRFKDQETKDTKGQYFVVEDDIREFTQMKVDKRFQGILNMLRHCQRLRELRGGGLTRYVLL